From Spartinivicinus ruber, the proteins below share one genomic window:
- a CDS encoding M14 family zinc carboxypeptidase, whose translation MIVKKLLLCLLFCVPPVLVTAQEIPPTPFERSKDYQLPSATQVAQYLKQLANSSPKASLKQLGISAGNRPIYALLVSDNPAFLNNGDGKAEKPTVMLVGSQHGNEPSGAEGLQILAKELIAGNHPSLLKQLNLVIVALANPDGRDLKSRYNAAKTNPNVDYIAASADETRMYIDALNQYQPHVVYDVHESGVFKRILTKQQGYMTDVQAQFEVGNNPNIYQPLRQYAEQTFLPQLISQVNQAGLAAARYRGEITRLQQSVARGGIGISNFRNYAAMRGALSVLVENRLDSKQGQYSTPRNIKQRVEKQHLSTLQFLKLVAKDKAQILQLTEQARRLHQKPDYTVPKVYLDIAFTNNPERKLIKVPLTEVQTGKQVFKTFKNTDTISAQRPIKPPKAYVVVNETQTVAELLRAHHIHYQMIDKPTTVRVDRWRIRSVSIDEIHKPGIRDWLDVKLDQHATNLRLQKGNLIIPTNQLMGRFVTLLFDPRSSTSIYQEPQYRGLLIKFPYLFIAPTKAQQIAIAQNK comes from the coding sequence ATGATTGTAAAAAAGCTACTGTTATGCTTATTATTTTGTGTGCCTCCTGTTCTCGTCACTGCTCAAGAAATACCTCCCACTCCTTTTGAACGCAGTAAAGATTATCAATTACCTTCTGCGACACAAGTCGCCCAATACTTAAAACAGTTAGCAAATAGTTCACCCAAGGCGAGTTTAAAACAACTTGGGATTTCAGCAGGAAATCGACCTATTTATGCATTATTAGTATCTGACAACCCTGCTTTTTTAAACAATGGTGATGGAAAAGCAGAAAAACCCACCGTAATGCTCGTTGGCTCTCAACATGGTAATGAGCCTTCTGGCGCAGAGGGCTTACAAATTCTGGCTAAAGAGTTAATTGCAGGCAATCACCCCTCTTTACTCAAACAATTAAACCTAGTCATTGTTGCCTTAGCTAATCCAGACGGACGAGACCTGAAATCCCGCTATAATGCAGCCAAAACCAACCCTAATGTGGATTACATTGCAGCTTCTGCTGATGAAACCCGGATGTATATTGATGCTCTTAATCAATACCAACCCCATGTTGTTTATGATGTCCATGAGTCGGGAGTTTTTAAGCGAATTCTTACTAAACAGCAGGGTTATATGACAGATGTACAAGCCCAGTTTGAAGTGGGGAATAACCCTAATATTTATCAGCCACTTCGCCAGTATGCTGAACAAACATTTCTTCCACAATTGATTAGTCAGGTTAACCAAGCAGGTTTAGCAGCTGCCCGTTATCGTGGGGAAATTACTCGACTTCAGCAGTCTGTTGCCCGTGGGGGTATCGGTATTTCCAACTTTAGAAACTATGCTGCTATGCGTGGTGCCTTATCTGTGCTGGTTGAAAACCGCCTGGACAGTAAACAAGGCCAATACTCTACTCCACGGAATATTAAGCAACGTGTTGAAAAACAACACTTAAGTACCCTACAATTTCTTAAACTAGTTGCCAAAGACAAAGCTCAGATTTTACAGCTGACTGAGCAAGCACGACGCTTACATCAAAAGCCTGACTACACTGTACCAAAAGTGTACCTGGATATAGCGTTTACCAATAATCCAGAAAGAAAGCTGATAAAAGTCCCTCTAACAGAAGTTCAAACCGGTAAGCAAGTATTTAAAACCTTTAAAAACACTGACACGATCTCTGCACAACGACCGATCAAACCACCTAAAGCTTATGTCGTGGTAAATGAAACGCAAACAGTGGCTGAGCTGCTAAGGGCGCACCATATTCACTATCAAATGATTGATAAACCTACTACCGTACGTGTTGACCGCTGGAGAATAAGGTCAGTAAGTATTGACGAAATACATAAACCTGGTATTCGAGACTGGTTAGATGTAAAGCTGGATCAGCATGCCACAAACTTACGCCTGCAAAAAGGCAATTTAATTATTCCAACCAATCAACTAATGGGCCGTTTTGTTACCTTACTTTTTGATCCACGTTCTTCTACATCGATTTATCAAGAGCCACAGTATCGGGGCCTTTTAATTAAATTTCCCTATTTATTTATCGCGCCAACAAAAGCTCAACAAATTGCCATTGCACAAAAC
- a CDS encoding MTH1187 family thiamine-binding protein — translation MQVSVDFCLIPIGVGVSLAKYVAACKPILDQASVSWELHAYGTLIEGDWDDVFTAIKACHQKVHEMGAPRITTTLKVGTRTDKAQTMSDKVSSVMKLWHESAE, via the coding sequence ATGCAAGTGTCTGTCGATTTTTGCTTGATCCCCATAGGCGTTGGTGTGTCCTTGGCTAAATATGTAGCTGCTTGTAAGCCTATCTTGGATCAAGCTAGTGTGAGTTGGGAGTTGCATGCCTATGGCACGCTGATTGAGGGTGACTGGGATGATGTCTTTACAGCCATCAAGGCTTGTCACCAAAAAGTCCATGAGATGGGTGCCCCACGTATTACCACCACCTTAAAAGTAGGTACCCGGACTGATAAAGCACAGACGATGTCAGACAAGGTATCTAGTGTTATGAAACTGTGGCACGAATCAGCTGAATGA
- a CDS encoding adenylate/guanylate cyclase domain-containing protein — protein MWQAKLRLISGLILFSFVLTHLLNHAAGIISFQMQNQWQQWLLGPWQAGIGNILLISSLIIHALNAVYSIYQHNSLKLAKWQKTQLITGLIIPFLLIEHVIGTFIAEELLGVNHEYMSVLAIFWHVDPTKAIIQMVTLLVVWGHGCIGIHYWLRVFTGYRKYQTTLLGLAVVIPTLALAGFISAGQQLLRDFSEDILVMHLAEANLTNEVIQTINNWVTQGRYLLIIIILSPFALRWLKRWIKQQTTATITLANGHQIPLNREATLLDNLRQNNISHAAVCGGRARCTTCRIRILEGSSHFPPPSPLEQQALTKIKAPRDVRLACQSRPKGSVTIQPLISPKASPSESLKPGGLEGQEQEVAILFLDLRESTRLAEQRLPYDVLFILNQFFSEMTEALAQTKGHYAQFAGDGLMALYGIDNDNHQQACFQALNGAKAMLAKLEKLNQRVASELDKPLQIGIGLHFGRAIVGSMGPPTAEMVSAIGDDVNIAARLESLSKQYLAPVIVSAALINQAGIERPMTTLHQATLKGRKDAVQFYALQKEELT, from the coding sequence ATGTGGCAAGCCAAACTCCGTTTAATTTCTGGCCTTATTTTGTTTAGCTTCGTGCTTACCCACCTGCTTAATCATGCTGCAGGAATCATTAGTTTCCAAATGCAAAATCAATGGCAGCAGTGGTTGCTTGGTCCATGGCAAGCAGGCATTGGCAATATTCTATTAATATCCTCGCTCATTATTCATGCCCTCAATGCCGTTTATAGTATCTACCAACATAACAGCTTAAAGCTGGCCAAATGGCAGAAAACCCAGTTAATAACCGGGTTAATCATTCCATTTTTATTAATCGAACATGTTATTGGAACGTTTATCGCCGAAGAGCTGCTTGGGGTCAATCACGAATATATGTCAGTGCTGGCTATATTTTGGCATGTTGACCCTACCAAAGCCATCATCCAAATGGTTACGTTGTTAGTGGTATGGGGACATGGTTGTATAGGGATTCATTACTGGTTACGGGTGTTCACTGGCTATCGAAAATACCAAACAACATTATTGGGTTTGGCAGTAGTAATTCCCACCCTGGCATTAGCTGGATTTATTTCAGCTGGACAACAGCTGCTTAGGGATTTCTCAGAAGACATTTTGGTGATGCATCTGGCGGAAGCCAACTTAACCAACGAAGTTATTCAAACCATCAATAATTGGGTCACGCAAGGCCGCTATTTATTGATCATTATCATTTTGTCACCTTTTGCTCTGCGGTGGCTGAAACGGTGGATTAAGCAGCAAACCACCGCCACCATTACCTTAGCTAATGGTCATCAAATACCACTTAACCGTGAAGCGACATTGCTTGATAACTTACGCCAAAATAATATCAGTCATGCCGCTGTCTGTGGTGGGCGAGCCCGTTGCACAACTTGTCGCATACGCATCCTCGAAGGTAGTAGCCATTTCCCTCCCCCTTCACCACTAGAGCAACAAGCACTCACTAAAATCAAAGCACCACGGGATGTGCGCTTAGCTTGCCAAAGTCGCCCCAAAGGCTCGGTGACAATTCAGCCCTTAATAAGTCCAAAAGCCTCTCCGAGTGAAAGCCTGAAGCCTGGCGGCCTGGAAGGCCAGGAGCAGGAAGTGGCGATTTTATTTTTGGATTTACGCGAGTCCACCCGCCTGGCAGAACAGCGTTTACCCTACGATGTGTTATTTATTCTCAACCAGTTTTTTTCAGAAATGACTGAAGCACTGGCGCAAACCAAAGGACATTATGCTCAGTTTGCTGGCGATGGCTTGATGGCGCTCTATGGTATTGATAATGACAACCATCAACAGGCTTGCTTTCAAGCGTTAAATGGAGCAAAAGCGATGCTGGCAAAGCTTGAAAAGCTCAACCAACGCGTCGCTTCAGAGCTGGATAAACCATTGCAAATAGGTATTGGCCTGCACTTTGGTCGGGCTATTGTTGGCAGTATGGGACCACCAACCGCAGAAATGGTAAGTGCAATCGGTGATGATGTGAATATAGCTGCCCGCCTGGAAAGCTTATCTAAACAATATCTTGCCCCTGTGATTGTCTCTGCTGCTTTAATCAACCAGGCAGGTATAGAGCGCCCCATGACCACCCTGCATCAGGCGACGTTAAAAGGACGTAAAGATGCTGTCCAATTTTATGCACTCCAAAAAGAGGAGTTAACCTAA
- a CDS encoding zinc-dependent metalloprotease gives MPKKSIISTLASLQVGLLTLVSSASVASQTEIDVLVLYTPGAASLYGGNPNARIDHLMAVTNQVYQDSNLNLKLRAVHTHHINYPDTGNAGDALKALTYKSDPAFDQVNQLREQYGADMVMLYRPYHSSHASCGVAWIGGYKSNGNLSNSYYKNYMYSHVAISTCGEYVTSHELGHNMGLLHSRIQDGSGGTYPFALGHGEQGKFVTIMAYQSAYNVNYWTGKVYKFSSPKLQCQGSLCGVDRHDTYWGADAAYSLGVTTPQIAKYFPTKVENNNPLLGELKKAKEKLDNINKQIKAQKNQLRTLRSQLHQARYAVWQHWHAFRQAWWNRQNIWGAWQSLITAYKQRYTIRKEYMAKANELRKLYKEKRAAWKHYQKIKQQIQ, from the coding sequence ATGCCAAAAAAATCCATTATATCTACACTAGCAAGCTTACAAGTAGGGCTATTAACCCTTGTAAGTAGTGCCTCTGTAGCAAGTCAGACTGAAATTGATGTATTAGTATTATATACCCCCGGCGCAGCCAGTTTATATGGTGGTAACCCTAACGCTCGAATTGACCATTTAATGGCTGTTACCAATCAAGTTTATCAAGACAGTAACCTGAACTTAAAACTCCGTGCTGTTCATACTCATCATATAAACTACCCAGATACGGGTAACGCAGGCGATGCACTTAAAGCATTAACATATAAATCTGACCCCGCTTTTGACCAAGTTAATCAGTTACGCGAACAATACGGTGCCGATATGGTAATGCTGTACCGGCCCTATCACTCTAGCCATGCTAGCTGTGGAGTTGCCTGGATTGGTGGCTATAAATCAAATGGCAACTTATCCAACAGTTACTATAAAAACTACATGTACAGCCATGTGGCTATCTCAACGTGTGGTGAATATGTTACCTCCCATGAGTTAGGCCACAATATGGGACTACTGCACTCCCGAATACAAGACGGCAGTGGTGGTACATACCCCTTTGCCTTAGGTCATGGAGAACAAGGTAAGTTCGTTACCATTATGGCTTACCAATCAGCCTACAATGTGAACTACTGGACAGGTAAAGTCTACAAGTTCTCCAGCCCCAAATTACAATGCCAAGGCAGCCTATGCGGGGTTGACCGCCACGATACCTACTGGGGAGCCGACGCTGCTTATAGCTTAGGAGTTACCACTCCACAGATTGCCAAATACTTCCCCACCAAAGTTGAAAATAACAATCCATTGTTAGGAGAGCTGAAAAAAGCTAAGGAAAAGCTGGATAACATTAACAAACAAATTAAAGCCCAAAAAAACCAGTTAAGAACATTACGTTCACAGCTTCACCAAGCCCGCTACGCTGTCTGGCAACACTGGCACGCATTTCGTCAAGCCTGGTGGAACAGGCAAAACATCTGGGGAGCTTGGCAATCACTCATCACTGCTTACAAACAACGTTATACAATTCGTAAGGAGTATATGGCTAAAGCAAATGAACTCAGAAAGCTGTATAAAGAAAAACGCGCTGCCTGGAAACATTACCAAAAAATCAAACAACAAATTCAGTAA
- a CDS encoding PEP-CTERM sorting domain-containing protein, giving the protein MKKLVTLLGSSALVLSSQLFALPFNADKNITVYDGKHSRASGWYGPQEDNEIEPGNLTGQKWDLEGFFQKENTLSLIGGFNYQQGATGYHNRRWHSGDIFIDIDNNHINANSRRNYNGNDTVQNTFGYDYVFDVDWANLTYDIIKLDNLSSTKTAYYGNNYGSSAWLYAGGGQTIGNGTFSISTLTDQESGFSGGIHYGATGFDLSFLGENRDFYAHFTMQCGNDNLKGHGKTPNKPVVPVPVPSTIALIGLALLGANRFNKRS; this is encoded by the coding sequence ATGAAGAAGTTGGTCACCTTGTTAGGCAGTTCTGCTTTAGTTCTTTCCAGTCAGCTGTTTGCGCTTCCATTTAATGCAGATAAAAATATCACTGTCTATGATGGCAAACATAGTCGTGCAAGTGGTTGGTATGGTCCTCAAGAAGATAATGAAATAGAGCCAGGTAATTTAACCGGACAAAAGTGGGATTTAGAAGGATTTTTTCAAAAAGAAAATACTCTTAGCCTAATTGGTGGTTTTAACTATCAACAAGGGGCGACTGGCTATCATAATCGCCGTTGGCACTCTGGTGACATTTTTATTGATATCGATAACAACCATATCAATGCAAATTCACGTCGTAATTACAATGGAAATGACACCGTCCAAAATACTTTTGGTTATGACTATGTATTTGATGTCGACTGGGCAAACTTAACGTACGACATTATTAAATTAGACAATTTATCCTCCACAAAAACCGCTTATTATGGCAATAATTACGGTTCCAGTGCCTGGCTTTATGCTGGCGGTGGCCAGACTATTGGAAATGGCACCTTTTCAATCTCAACCTTAACTGACCAAGAGAGCGGCTTTAGCGGCGGTATTCACTACGGCGCAACAGGTTTTGACTTAAGCTTTTTAGGTGAAAATAGAGATTTTTATGCTCATTTTACCATGCAATGTGGGAACGACAATTTAAAAGGCCATGGCAAAACACCTAACAAACCAGTAGTCCCCGTACCTGTTCCTTCAACAATCGCACTGATTGGATTAGCACTACTTGGTGCCAACCGGTTTAACAAGCGAAGCTAA
- a CDS encoding acyl-CoA dehydrogenase family protein, translated as MSQPIIDQHYPSQWADTHQVVNQPTPLENYNVFNSDLTLQHWLKVFAGGWGYSRCQAYGKAVGHELLRAGFLANKYKPEFNSHDRFGRRIDQVDYHQAYHQLMTVAVESGYHQLPWQQPIEGANVVRAAMGYLHTQADPGTGCPLTMTFAAVPTLRKQPDLVNDWLPKVLADQYDPENKPYFTKAGVTIGMAMTEKQGGSDVRANTTTATPIAQSGPGKAYELVGHKWFCSAPMSDAFLVLAQAKGGLSCFLMPRWRPDGIKNQLFIQRLKNKMGNVSNASSEIEFRGALAWLVGEEGQGVPNIIEMVALTRFDCIIGSAALMRQAAAQALHHAAERQVFGKVLQQQPLMQNVLADLAVESEAAIALGMRVASSLDNQDQEQQQLFLRLATAVGKYWVCKRTVQHSYEAMETIGGVAVVEDNILPRLYREAPVNAIWEGSGNIQCLDVLRAINKQPAILDVYFQEIKAVRGSDQYLDHLSLQLEQIAVKLGQFSSTEVQWQSRQLVEKLALALQASILINYGEPVIAEAFIAGRLVPNSGYQYGTLPTHINAQAVIDRATPQLSTSGDNKEKYTHGLSAHNNDFGAF; from the coding sequence ATGTCTCAACCCATTATTGATCAGCATTACCCAAGTCAGTGGGCCGACACCCATCAAGTAGTGAATCAGCCAACTCCTTTGGAAAATTATAATGTGTTTAACAGTGACTTAACTTTACAACATTGGTTGAAAGTATTTGCTGGAGGCTGGGGGTATAGTCGTTGCCAGGCTTATGGTAAAGCGGTGGGGCATGAATTACTACGAGCAGGCTTTTTGGCAAATAAATATAAGCCTGAATTTAATAGTCATGATCGCTTTGGGAGGAGGATTGATCAGGTTGATTATCATCAGGCCTATCATCAGCTAATGACGGTTGCTGTTGAAAGTGGTTATCACCAATTGCCTTGGCAGCAACCAATTGAAGGGGCCAACGTGGTCAGGGCGGCCATGGGCTATCTGCATACTCAGGCAGACCCTGGTACCGGTTGCCCCTTAACTATGACCTTTGCTGCGGTACCCACGTTGCGTAAGCAGCCTGATCTAGTGAATGATTGGTTACCAAAAGTGCTGGCTGACCAATATGATCCGGAAAATAAGCCTTATTTTACCAAGGCGGGGGTGACAATTGGGATGGCAATGACCGAAAAACAAGGCGGTTCTGATGTGCGTGCTAATACCACTACTGCAACACCCATTGCTCAAAGTGGACCTGGCAAAGCCTATGAGTTAGTGGGCCATAAGTGGTTTTGCTCGGCACCCATGAGTGATGCTTTTTTAGTGTTAGCTCAAGCCAAGGGTGGTTTGTCTTGCTTTTTAATGCCAAGGTGGCGGCCGGATGGAATTAAAAATCAGCTATTTATTCAGCGTTTGAAAAATAAAATGGGTAATGTTTCCAATGCATCTTCAGAGATCGAGTTTCGGGGAGCTTTGGCTTGGTTAGTGGGGGAAGAGGGGCAGGGAGTGCCAAATATTATTGAAATGGTGGCATTGACCCGTTTTGATTGCATTATCGGCTCGGCTGCTTTAATGAGACAAGCTGCGGCACAAGCTTTACATCATGCAGCGGAGCGACAAGTTTTTGGTAAAGTATTACAACAGCAACCATTAATGCAAAATGTGTTGGCTGACTTGGCTGTTGAGTCAGAAGCGGCTATTGCCTTAGGAATGCGTGTAGCTTCTTCCTTAGATAACCAAGACCAGGAGCAGCAACAATTATTTTTACGACTGGCCACTGCAGTGGGTAAATACTGGGTATGTAAACGCACTGTTCAACATAGCTATGAAGCAATGGAAACGATTGGTGGGGTGGCCGTTGTCGAAGATAATATTTTACCTCGTTTGTATAGAGAAGCCCCAGTGAATGCTATTTGGGAAGGTTCTGGCAATATTCAGTGCTTGGACGTATTAAGAGCAATCAATAAACAACCGGCGATACTGGATGTTTATTTTCAAGAGATAAAAGCGGTGCGAGGAAGTGATCAATATCTGGATCATTTAAGTCTGCAACTAGAGCAAATAGCTGTGAAATTAGGTCAATTCAGTTCGACAGAAGTACAATGGCAGTCACGCCAGCTAGTAGAAAAACTGGCGCTAGCATTACAAGCCAGTATTTTAATTAATTATGGAGAGCCTGTTATTGCAGAAGCATTTATTGCCGGGCGATTGGTACCAAATTCTGGTTATCAATATGGCACCTTGCCCACTCATATTAATGCTCAAGCGGTGATTGATCGAGCTACACCACAGTTGTCAACTAGTGGTGATAATAAAGAGAAATACACACACGGGTTAAGTGCGCATAACAATGACTTTGGTGCCTTTTAA
- a CDS encoding L,D-transpeptidase: protein MWNKLASLMLVSFSLLMNTQTSANGAYYAQRFCQYDHVKCVLVDEDSSWYSLFPDSTKRDLIRRLNRMNTPLRPGTVIAIPNDIDSMHIMDISPFQYRIEAPQQKLLLVNLDRLAWGAYDPDGNLVRWGPLSGGKSWCPDVKRPCRTVAGNFSIIRKKGAGCISTKYPLPKGGAPMPYCMFFFRGFAFHGSDTVPGYHASHGCIRLFHEDAKWLNEDFIDLPGNGLKGTKVIVMRT, encoded by the coding sequence ATGTGGAATAAACTAGCTTCTTTAATGCTGGTCTCCTTTTCCCTGCTGATGAATACTCAGACATCAGCCAATGGTGCTTACTATGCCCAACGTTTTTGTCAATATGACCATGTTAAATGCGTGCTAGTTGATGAAGACAGCAGCTGGTACAGCCTATTTCCAGACTCAACTAAAAGAGACCTGATCCGTCGCCTTAATCGGATGAATACACCACTAAGACCGGGGACTGTCATTGCAATCCCCAATGATATTGACTCAATGCATATTATGGATATTTCCCCTTTTCAATATCGCATTGAAGCCCCTCAGCAAAAACTGTTATTAGTTAATTTAGATCGACTCGCCTGGGGGGCCTATGACCCTGATGGCAATCTTGTTCGATGGGGTCCGCTTTCAGGCGGTAAGTCATGGTGTCCAGACGTAAAACGTCCCTGTCGCACAGTAGCCGGAAACTTTTCTATTATTCGAAAAAAAGGAGCTGGATGTATTTCAACTAAATACCCCTTACCCAAAGGGGGCGCTCCCATGCCCTATTGCATGTTTTTTTTCCGCGGTTTTGCCTTCCATGGGTCTGACACAGTACCAGGTTATCATGCCAGCCATGGTTGTATCCGACTCTTTCACGAAGATGCAAAATGGCTTAACGAAGACTTTATTGACTTACCAGGCAATGGATTAAAAGGCACCAAAGTCATTGTTATGCGCACTTAA
- a CDS encoding S28 family serine protease, with product MLRTGHRIYTLLVVLFSCFFFVGTPKADNQDIFAYLQSVPGMEVEEMADPPEGYRYFLLRYEQPINHLRPWQGSFKQRMVLLHRSVDAPTVLATNGYYTSVSAYRYNLTRVLGANQLKVEHRYFAESRPDPLDWQYLTIRQAAADHHRIVQAIRPFYQGKWVSRGSSKGGMTALYHRRFYPNDVNGTVANVAPHSFGRLDKRYVTFQNQVGERSCRQALKRYQRNLLERRESMKTLISNYAKEQNWQFSVPGGLDQVLDYTVAELYFQFYQYGSLDNCRLIPASDASDEAMFSFT from the coding sequence ATGTTAAGGACAGGCCATCGAATTTATACATTATTGGTTGTATTATTTAGTTGTTTTTTCTTTGTTGGTACACCTAAAGCAGATAACCAGGATATATTTGCTTATTTGCAATCAGTGCCAGGCATGGAAGTTGAAGAAATGGCTGACCCGCCGGAGGGCTATCGTTATTTCTTACTCCGCTATGAGCAGCCTATCAATCATTTAAGACCCTGGCAGGGTAGTTTTAAACAGCGGATGGTATTGCTGCACCGTTCTGTAGATGCCCCTACTGTGTTAGCTACCAACGGTTATTACACATCAGTTAGTGCCTATCGTTATAATTTAACCAGAGTGCTAGGCGCAAACCAGTTAAAAGTTGAACATCGCTATTTTGCTGAGTCACGGCCAGATCCGCTGGATTGGCAGTATTTAACTATTCGGCAGGCAGCTGCTGATCATCATCGAATTGTACAAGCGATTCGTCCATTTTATCAGGGTAAATGGGTTTCCAGGGGGAGTAGTAAGGGCGGCATGACGGCTTTATACCATCGACGTTTTTATCCCAATGACGTTAATGGCACAGTGGCGAACGTGGCTCCACACAGTTTTGGCCGGTTGGATAAGCGTTATGTGACTTTCCAAAACCAGGTGGGGGAACGCAGCTGTCGGCAGGCACTTAAGCGTTATCAGCGAAATTTATTAGAACGTCGTGAGTCGATGAAAACACTAATCAGTAACTATGCAAAAGAGCAGAACTGGCAGTTCAGTGTGCCAGGTGGATTAGATCAAGTGTTAGATTATACGGTGGCTGAATTATATTTTCAGTTTTATCAGTATGGCTCACTGGATAACTGTCGGTTAATTCCAGCCAGTGATGCTTCTGATGAAGCTATGTTTAGTTTTACCTAA
- a CDS encoding IS1595 family transposase, protein MAINKVQFQKGLSLNEFLKQYGTEEQCFNTLYKLRWPEGFQCPNCGYDKCCQLTTRKLQQCYKCHQQTSVTAGTIFESTKLPLKTWFQGMYLISQDKKGISAIELHRHLGISYQAAWRMKHKLMKVMQEREGTKQLSGFIEIDDAYLGGERTGCKRGRGADGKIPFVAAVETTKQGQPTRIKLSILKGFNKEEITAWSRQNLAKGSTVISDGLACFNGVIEAGCLHDKIVCGGGRASVEEPEFYWVNTILGNLKSALRSTYHAIRAKYAQRYLAEFQYRFNRRFSLVEFIPRLAFVALRTPPLPGKLLNIA, encoded by the coding sequence ATGGCTATCAACAAAGTTCAATTTCAAAAAGGCCTGAGTTTAAACGAGTTTCTCAAACAATATGGTACAGAAGAACAATGCTTTAATACCTTATACAAATTGCGATGGCCAGAAGGTTTTCAGTGCCCCAATTGTGGATACGACAAATGCTGTCAACTCACTACTAGAAAGCTTCAGCAGTGCTATAAATGTCACCAGCAAACATCTGTAACTGCAGGTACTATCTTTGAATCAACCAAATTACCATTAAAGACTTGGTTCCAAGGGATGTATTTGATCTCCCAAGACAAAAAAGGTATATCAGCCATAGAATTACATCGCCATTTAGGTATTTCCTATCAAGCTGCCTGGAGAATGAAACATAAGCTCATGAAAGTGATGCAAGAAAGAGAAGGCACCAAGCAATTGTCGGGTTTTATTGAAATTGATGATGCCTATCTTGGTGGTGAGCGTACAGGTTGCAAAAGAGGTAGGGGAGCAGATGGGAAAATACCTTTTGTAGCAGCCGTAGAAACAACAAAACAAGGTCAACCGACACGAATTAAACTGAGCATTTTAAAAGGGTTTAATAAAGAAGAGATAACGGCTTGGAGTAGGCAGAATTTGGCCAAGGGCAGTACCGTAATCTCCGATGGACTGGCCTGTTTTAATGGTGTCATAGAAGCAGGTTGTCTTCATGATAAAATTGTATGCGGTGGTGGTCGTGCATCAGTAGAGGAACCTGAATTTTATTGGGTTAACACCATCCTTGGAAACTTAAAAAGTGCTTTACGTAGTACTTATCATGCTATTCGCGCTAAATATGCACAACGTTATCTTGCTGAATTTCAGTATCGATTTAATCGAAGATTTAGCTTAGTAGAATTTATTCCTAGGCTAGCATTTGTAGCACTGAGAACACCTCCACTACCAGGTAAGCTACTAAATATAGCTTAG
- a CDS encoding alpha/beta hydrolase family protein — protein sequence MKEWGPLSLLTDAGVATFEPYFYQAISQFGYPKLLTRHLKDLLMYDPNDYRVYVSEWPEPFDWHAMWDVGNWVTFHSRNVMLIYGEIDPWTAAAFFLPNSTYRSTHKFMVAKGNHGENIVTLNQQDRKQADRMLKRWTGVTPMAIETLDDQNEGYDEDLYPYLTIQ from the coding sequence ATGAAAGAGTGGGGGCCTCTGTCATTATTAACAGACGCAGGTGTTGCTACTTTTGAACCTTATTTTTATCAGGCTATTTCCCAGTTTGGTTACCCTAAATTACTGACTCGTCATTTAAAGGACCTACTGATGTACGATCCTAACGATTATCGTGTATATGTTTCTGAGTGGCCAGAACCATTTGATTGGCATGCCATGTGGGATGTGGGTAATTGGGTGACTTTTCATAGTCGGAATGTGATGTTGATTTATGGTGAGATTGATCCTTGGACAGCCGCAGCGTTTTTTTTACCTAACTCCACTTACCGCAGCACCCATAAATTTATGGTGGCAAAAGGCAATCATGGAGAGAATATTGTCACTTTAAACCAGCAGGATCGTAAGCAGGCAGATCGAATGCTAAAACGATGGACAGGGGTTACCCCGATGGCGATTGAAACTCTCGATGATCAAAATGAGGGTTATGATGAAGATTTATATCCTTATTTAACCATTCAATAA